From a single Herbiconiux sp. SALV-R1 genomic region:
- a CDS encoding aldo/keto reductase, producing the protein MTTLAPTRTLNDGHDIPALGFGTYPLRGEEGVAAIVSAIDTGYRSLDTAFNYDNEGAVGEAIRRSGIARDELFVTSKLPGRYHGRTEAAEAVRESIWRLGLEQLDLYLIHWPNPSVDKYVEAWEALVQAREEGLVRSIGVSNFTRSQLERIVAATGVTPAVNQIELHPYFPQVEQRAVNAELGIVTEAWSPLGKRNAAYGQESVLAAAEAHGVTPAQVILRWHVQLGSVPIPKSGTPARQAENLDVFGFELSDAEVAAITALGQADGRLFGGDPDTHEEP; encoded by the coding sequence ATGACGACACTCGCCCCCACCCGTACGCTCAACGACGGACACGACATCCCCGCCCTCGGCTTCGGCACCTACCCGTTGCGCGGAGAGGAGGGCGTGGCGGCGATCGTCTCCGCCATCGACACCGGCTACCGCTCGCTCGACACCGCGTTCAACTACGACAACGAGGGAGCGGTGGGCGAGGCCATCCGTCGGAGCGGCATCGCGCGCGACGAGCTCTTCGTCACCTCCAAGCTCCCGGGCCGCTACCACGGGCGGACCGAGGCCGCCGAAGCGGTCAGGGAGTCGATCTGGCGGCTCGGGCTCGAGCAGCTCGACCTGTACCTCATCCACTGGCCGAACCCGAGCGTCGACAAGTACGTCGAGGCCTGGGAGGCGCTCGTGCAGGCGCGCGAGGAAGGGCTCGTGCGGTCGATCGGCGTCAGCAACTTCACCCGGTCGCAGCTCGAGCGCATCGTCGCGGCCACCGGGGTCACACCCGCGGTCAACCAGATCGAGCTGCACCCCTACTTCCCCCAGGTGGAACAGCGCGCGGTGAACGCCGAGCTCGGCATCGTCACCGAGGCGTGGAGCCCGCTTGGCAAGCGCAACGCCGCCTACGGGCAGGAGTCGGTGCTCGCCGCGGCCGAGGCGCACGGCGTGACTCCGGCGCAGGTCATCCTGCGCTGGCACGTGCAGCTCGGCAGCGTGCCGATTCCGAAGAGCGGCACCCCTGCGCGCCAGGCGGAGAACCTCGACGTGTTCGGCTTCGAGCTGAGCGACGCCGAGGTGGCGGCCATCACGGCGCTCGGCCAGGCCGACGGTCGCCTGTTCGGCGGCGACCCCGACACCCACGAAGAGCCCTGA
- a CDS encoding Re/Si-specific NAD(P)(+) transhydrogenase subunit alpha, with amino-acid sequence MVQLAIVREREGETRVASSPPTVAKLVALGYEVVVERGAGERSSFPDAAYEAAGARLVSTAAAWQAEVVLKVAAPELSEIGRLADGALLVAQLSPALRPDLVQALAVRGITALAMDAVPRISRAQSMDVLSSMANIAGYRAVVEAAHEFGRFFTGQVTAAGKVPPATVLVAGAGVAGLAAIGAASSLGAVVRATDPRPEVADQVKSIGGQYLAVEVAEQMVSTDGYAKATSEAYDRRAAEIYSEQAAEVDIIVTTALIPGRPAPRLITAADVASMKSGSVIVDMAAAQGGNVEGSVAGEKVVTANGVTILGYTDLAGRLPQQASQLYGTNLYNLLALITPGKDGEPVLDFDDVIQRTVTVVRDGEVTWPPPPVQVSAVPAAGAPGAGAPGAGGAAGAAAASVAPVKQPLSAGRRGLLVGLGVAVLFVVCAVAPEPLPRHFLVLTLSVVIGFYVIGKVAHALHTPLMSVTNAISGIIVVGALQQITSTDVVVQILAAVAVLLASINIFGGFAVTRRMLAMFSKGGAR; translated from the coding sequence ATGGTGCAACTCGCCATCGTGCGCGAGCGTGAGGGGGAGACGCGGGTGGCGTCGAGCCCGCCGACCGTCGCGAAGCTCGTGGCTCTCGGCTACGAGGTCGTGGTCGAGCGTGGAGCGGGGGAGCGGTCGTCGTTCCCCGACGCGGCCTACGAGGCTGCGGGCGCCCGGCTGGTCTCCACTGCAGCGGCCTGGCAGGCCGAGGTCGTGCTGAAGGTCGCCGCCCCCGAGCTCTCGGAGATCGGGCGGCTCGCCGACGGCGCGCTGCTCGTCGCGCAGCTGAGCCCGGCGCTCCGGCCCGACCTGGTGCAGGCGCTCGCCGTGCGCGGTATCACCGCGCTCGCTATGGACGCGGTGCCGCGCATCTCGCGCGCCCAGTCGATGGACGTGCTGAGCTCGATGGCGAACATCGCCGGCTACCGCGCCGTCGTCGAGGCGGCGCACGAGTTCGGGCGCTTCTTCACCGGGCAGGTGACGGCCGCGGGCAAGGTGCCTCCGGCCACGGTGCTGGTGGCGGGTGCCGGCGTGGCCGGACTCGCCGCGATCGGTGCGGCGTCGAGCCTCGGTGCCGTGGTGCGCGCCACCGATCCTCGGCCCGAGGTCGCCGACCAGGTGAAGTCGATCGGCGGCCAGTACCTGGCGGTCGAGGTGGCCGAGCAGATGGTCTCCACCGACGGCTACGCGAAGGCGACCAGCGAGGCCTACGACCGCCGGGCCGCCGAGATCTACTCGGAGCAGGCCGCCGAGGTCGACATCATCGTGACGACGGCGCTCATCCCGGGCCGGCCGGCGCCGCGGCTCATCACGGCGGCCGACGTGGCGTCGATGAAGTCGGGCAGCGTCATCGTCGACATGGCGGCCGCGCAGGGCGGCAACGTCGAGGGTTCGGTGGCGGGGGAGAAGGTGGTGACCGCGAACGGCGTCACCATCCTCGGCTACACCGACCTCGCCGGGCGGCTGCCCCAGCAGGCGTCACAGCTGTACGGCACGAACCTCTACAACCTGCTCGCGCTCATCACGCCCGGCAAAGACGGCGAGCCGGTTCTCGACTTCGACGACGTCATCCAGCGCACGGTCACCGTGGTGCGGGACGGGGAGGTGACCTGGCCGCCCCCGCCCGTGCAGGTGTCGGCGGTGCCGGCCGCGGGTGCGCCGGGTGCGGGTGCGCCGGGCGCGGGGGGCGCTGCGGGTGCCGCCGCCGCATCCGTCGCCCCCGTCAAGCAGCCCCTGAGCGCGGGCCGCCGCGGGCTGCTCGTCGGGCTCGGGGTCGCCGTGCTGTTCGTGGTGTGCGCCGTCGCGCCCGAACCCCTGCCCCGCCACTTCCTCGTGCTCACGCTCTCGGTGGTGATCGGCTTCTACGTCATCGGCAAGGTGGCGCACGCGCTGCACACACCCCTGATGAGCGTGACGAACGCGATCTCGGGAATCATCGTCGTGGGGGCGCTGCAGCAGATCACCTCCACCGACGTGGTCGTGCAGATCCTCGCCGCGGTCGCCGTGCTGCTCGCGAGCATCAACATCTTCGGCGGCTTCGCCGTCACCAGACGGATGCTCGCCATGTTCTCGAAGGGAGGCGCCCGATGA
- the pntB gene encoding Re/Si-specific NAD(P)(+) transhydrogenase subunit beta, whose translation MTEVTLATGIAASVAGAAYIVAALLFVLSLAGLSRHESSRGGVVFGIVGMTIALLATVWLTVSQAWGTPQAVTGLVALVVAMVVGAAIGLWRARRVEMTGMPELIALLHSFVGLAAVLVGWNGALHDTGLTGALRDIHHAEVFIGVFIGAVTFTGSIVAFLKLSARISSKPLVLPGKNVLNVGALVVFVALTVWYVVSPSLGLLIAVTALALALGWHLVASIGGGDMPVVVSMLNSYSGWAAAAAGFLLDNDLLIVVGALVGSSGAYLSYIMCKAMNRSFLSVIAGGFGIAAPTRGDEEVGEHREVTAAGAAELLAEASSVVITPGYGMAVAQAQYPVAELASRLRERGVDVRFGIHPVAGRLPGHMNVLLAEAKVPYDIVLEMDEVNDDLANTSVVLVIGANDTVNPAAAEDPGSPIAGMPVLRVWEAENVIVFKRSMASGYAGVQNPLFFRENAQMLFGDAKERVEDILREL comes from the coding sequence ATGACCGAGGTCACCCTCGCGACCGGCATCGCCGCATCCGTCGCCGGTGCCGCCTACATCGTCGCCGCCCTGCTGTTCGTGCTGAGCCTCGCGGGGCTCAGCCGCCATGAGAGCTCGCGCGGAGGGGTGGTGTTCGGCATCGTCGGCATGACGATCGCGCTGCTCGCGACCGTGTGGCTCACCGTGTCGCAGGCCTGGGGCACGCCGCAGGCGGTCACCGGCTTGGTCGCCCTCGTCGTCGCCATGGTGGTCGGCGCAGCGATCGGCCTGTGGCGGGCGCGGCGGGTCGAGATGACGGGCATGCCCGAGCTCATCGCCCTGCTGCACTCGTTCGTGGGCCTCGCCGCGGTGCTCGTGGGCTGGAACGGTGCGCTGCACGACACCGGGCTCACCGGGGCACTGCGCGACATCCACCACGCCGAGGTGTTCATCGGCGTGTTCATCGGTGCCGTGACGTTCACCGGGTCGATCGTGGCGTTCCTGAAGCTGTCGGCCCGCATCTCGTCGAAGCCGCTGGTGCTCCCGGGCAAGAACGTGCTCAACGTGGGTGCGCTCGTCGTGTTCGTGGCGCTCACGGTCTGGTACGTCGTCTCGCCGTCGCTCGGGCTGCTCATCGCGGTGACCGCGCTCGCGCTCGCGCTCGGCTGGCACCTCGTGGCGTCGATCGGCGGCGGCGACATGCCGGTCGTGGTGTCGATGCTCAACAGCTACTCGGGCTGGGCGGCGGCTGCCGCCGGCTTCCTGCTCGACAACGACCTGCTCATCGTCGTGGGTGCGCTCGTGGGGTCGTCTGGCGCGTACCTGTCGTACATCATGTGCAAGGCGATGAACCGGTCGTTCCTCTCCGTGATCGCGGGTGGCTTCGGCATCGCGGCGCCGACCCGCGGCGACGAGGAGGTGGGGGAGCACCGCGAGGTGACGGCCGCCGGCGCCGCCGAGCTGCTGGCCGAGGCGTCGTCGGTGGTCATCACGCCCGGGTACGGCATGGCGGTGGCGCAGGCGCAGTACCCCGTGGCGGAGCTCGCCTCGCGGCTGCGGGAGCGGGGTGTCGACGTGCGGTTCGGCATCCACCCCGTCGCCGGGCGACTGCCCGGGCACATGAACGTGCTGCTGGCCGAGGCCAAGGTGCCCTACGACATCGTGCTCGAGATGGACGAGGTGAACGACGACCTCGCCAACACCTCGGTGGTGCTCGTGATCGGGGCCAACGACACGGTGAACCCGGCCGCCGCCGAAGACCCGGGCAGCCCGATCGCGGGCATGCCGGTGCTGCGGGTGTGGGAGGCCGAGAACGTCATCGTGTTCAAGCGCTCGATGGCGTCGGGGTACGCGGGGGTGCAGAACCCGCTGTTCTTCCGCGAGAACGCGCAGATGCTGTTCGGCGACGCGAAGGAGCGGGTGGAGGACATCCTGCGGGAGCTGTGA
- a CDS encoding PaaX family transcriptional regulator C-terminal domain-containing protein has translation MGEILDDMDSRPGSATSLLRTIVGLHLRELGGWVAVSHLLELLETVGVPAPRARTAVARVKKKGLLTPESRGQLAGYALVPDAVAMLERGDRRIHHPRAMGDGDPWCLVSFSLPEAQRDLRHQLRRRLHWIGCGTVSPALWICPGFLVDEVEEILVSLGVRQHATVFLTDRPRVEGDLGAAVSRWWDLDALRRLHTAFLTEHGAAAAAPAASTVSDAAAFAAYVRAIDTWRIIPYLDPGLPASLLPADWPGAASATLLADLRTRFAAPAARFAADRTPRIRSPR, from the coding sequence GTGGGCGAGATCCTCGACGACATGGACTCCCGCCCCGGGAGCGCCACCTCCCTCCTCCGCACCATCGTCGGCCTCCACCTCCGCGAGCTCGGCGGGTGGGTCGCCGTCTCGCACCTGCTCGAGCTGCTGGAGACCGTCGGCGTGCCGGCCCCCCGGGCGCGCACGGCGGTGGCGCGGGTGAAGAAGAAGGGCCTGCTCACTCCCGAGTCCCGGGGGCAGCTGGCGGGCTACGCCCTGGTTCCGGATGCGGTGGCCATGCTCGAACGCGGCGACCGTCGCATCCATCACCCGCGGGCGATGGGCGACGGCGACCCGTGGTGCCTGGTGTCGTTCTCCCTCCCCGAGGCGCAGCGTGACCTGCGCCACCAGCTGCGCCGGCGCCTGCACTGGATCGGCTGCGGCACCGTGTCGCCCGCGCTCTGGATCTGCCCGGGCTTCCTGGTCGATGAGGTGGAGGAGATCCTCGTGAGCCTCGGCGTGCGGCAGCACGCGACGGTCTTCCTCACCGACCGCCCCCGCGTCGAGGGCGACCTCGGCGCGGCCGTCTCCCGCTGGTGGGACCTCGACGCCCTCCGCCGCCTCCACACCGCGTTCCTCACTGAGCACGGCGCTGCCGCTGCCGCACCCGCGGCGTCCACGGTGAGCGACGCGGCAGCGTTCGCCGCCTACGTGCGCGCCATCGACACCTGGCGCATCATCCCCTACCTCGACCCCGGTCTCCCCGCCTCGCTGCTCCCGGCAGACTGGCCCGGTGCGGCGAGCGCCACGCTCCTCGCCGACCTCCGCACCCGCTTCGCCGCCCCCGCCGCGCGCTTCGCCGCCGACCGCACCCCGCGCATCCGCTCGCCCAGGTAG
- a CDS encoding Chromate resistance protein ChrB: MTDVTLFSWLLLIPRVPAQPTKHRVAVWRELRRMGAVPAASGAWAVPELPAFTEHLDAVRALAERADGGGLTVLQVSGRSDADTATLRDAFAAARVDEWAEFVADCGKFDDEIDREIAKQKFTFGELEEEEQSLERLRRWHRDLLRRDALALPEATAATERLAACTDKLAGYAERVFEANVPSDPAP; this comes from the coding sequence GTGACTGATGTGACTTTGTTTTCATGGCTCCTGCTCATTCCCCGGGTTCCGGCGCAGCCGACGAAGCATCGGGTGGCGGTGTGGAGGGAGCTGCGGCGCATGGGCGCGGTGCCCGCGGCATCCGGCGCCTGGGCGGTGCCCGAGCTCCCGGCCTTCACCGAGCATCTCGATGCCGTGCGGGCGCTCGCCGAGCGCGCCGACGGCGGGGGGCTCACCGTGCTGCAGGTGTCGGGGCGGTCTGACGCCGACACCGCGACCCTGCGCGACGCCTTCGCGGCGGCACGGGTCGACGAGTGGGCCGAGTTCGTCGCCGACTGCGGCAAGTTCGACGACGAGATCGACCGCGAGATCGCCAAGCAGAAGTTCACCTTCGGCGAGCTCGAGGAGGAGGAGCAGAGCCTCGAGCGCCTGCGCCGCTGGCACCGCGACCTGCTGCGCCGCGACGCCCTCGCCCTGCCCGAGGCCACCGCCGCCACCGAGCGCCTCGCGGCCTGCACCGACAAGCTCGCCGGCTATGCCGAGCGCGTCTTCGAGGCCAACGTCCCGAGCGACCCCGCGCCCTGA
- a CDS encoding LacI family DNA-binding transcriptional regulator, with amino-acid sequence MTTIRDVARVAGVSPATVSRVVNGLIGYSADTQRRVEEAIATLNYEPDTLARGLKTKQTAVIGVLAPVVSDALASEIMSGVEAAARLRGHSVMLGRTGPGSAFAASYLRTLRTYRAAGVILISAAVTPEMRRTLGSSIPLMSVAIRDGRRFASIAIDDEVAAYDGTRHLIALGHRRIGLLAGDPESVLVNTVRKRGYLRAMSEARLSPVMEHGNSLYDSAPPALARLLAQDAQLTAVFALSDEMGAAVVNELQRQGRRVPDDISVLGFDNTRTSMHVHPALSTIAQPLERMGELAVEKLLAATASGTGEPSGGLTPRILPHRLIERGSTAPLAPHA; translated from the coding sequence ATGACGACCATCAGAGACGTCGCCCGGGTCGCCGGGGTCTCACCCGCCACCGTGTCGCGCGTGGTCAACGGGCTCATCGGGTACTCCGCCGACACGCAGCGCCGGGTCGAGGAGGCCATCGCCACCCTCAACTACGAGCCCGACACCCTGGCCCGCGGGCTCAAGACGAAGCAGACCGCCGTCATCGGGGTGCTCGCGCCCGTCGTCTCCGACGCGCTCGCCTCCGAGATCATGAGCGGTGTCGAGGCTGCAGCCCGCCTCCGCGGCCACTCGGTGATGCTCGGTCGCACGGGTCCGGGCTCCGCCTTCGCCGCGAGCTACCTGCGCACGCTCCGCACCTACCGGGCCGCCGGGGTCATCCTCATCTCGGCAGCCGTCACGCCCGAGATGCGGCGCACGCTGGGGTCGAGCATCCCGCTCATGTCGGTCGCCATCCGCGACGGCCGCCGCTTCGCGAGCATCGCCATCGACGACGAGGTCGCCGCCTACGACGGCACCCGCCACCTCATCGCCCTCGGCCACCGCCGCATCGGCCTGCTCGCGGGCGACCCCGAGTCGGTGCTCGTGAACACCGTGCGCAAGCGCGGCTACCTGCGCGCGATGAGCGAGGCCCGCCTCTCGCCGGTGATGGAGCACGGCAACTCGCTCTACGACTCCGCCCCTCCCGCGCTCGCCCGGCTGCTGGCTCAGGATGCGCAGCTCACCGCCGTCTTCGCCCTCAGCGACGAGATGGGCGCCGCCGTCGTGAACGAGCTGCAGCGGCAGGGCCGGCGCGTGCCCGACGACATCTCGGTGCTCGGATTCGACAACACGCGCACCTCGATGCACGTGCACCCCGCCCTGAGCACGATCGCGCAGCCGCTCGAGCGCATGGGCGAGCTCGCCGTCGAGAAGCTGCTGGCCGCGACAGCGAGCGGCACGGGCGAGCCGTCCGGAGGGCTGACCCCGCGCATCCTTCCCCACCGCCTCATCGAACGCGGCTCGACCGCGCCCCTGGCACCGCACGCCTGA
- a CDS encoding ABC transporter substrate-binding protein — MMQRRRDRRIAVGLALTAAAAITLTACSGSGSGASTPAADAELEGRGPIQYVSSPDASGAAQATIDAWNAEHPDEQVTWVELPLDADQQRQQMVQNAQVEGDAYSVLNLDVVWTSEFAANRWITALPEDTLPVDELVPATVEAASYRDTLYGAPYYTDGALLYSRTDLLTAAGITEAPTTWAEMQEDCASVLALPEAAGMSCYAGQFDKNEGLTVNFSEAVASAGGELFDADGNPTVDTPEAKTALEFLVDGFESGMIPRDAITFQEEQGRQAFQEGKLVFLRNWPYIYKSLSATDGSSSVAGKFGVSAIPGEDGPGVSTLGGRNIAISSFAENKATALDFIAFFTNREQEEARLALSSRAPVFPEFFEDEAVTANYPYLPTLLTSLENAQPRPKVVAYGATTAAIQDEIYAALTGEKTPDAALADLQTKLTDVTKG, encoded by the coding sequence ATGATGCAACGACGCCGTGATCGACGGATCGCCGTCGGCCTAGCGCTGACCGCAGCCGCAGCGATCACCCTCACCGCCTGCTCGGGCTCGGGATCGGGAGCCAGCACTCCCGCCGCCGACGCTGAGCTCGAGGGCCGCGGGCCCATCCAGTACGTCTCGAGCCCCGACGCCTCGGGCGCCGCGCAGGCCACGATCGACGCCTGGAACGCCGAGCACCCCGACGAGCAGGTCACCTGGGTCGAGTTGCCGCTCGACGCCGACCAGCAGCGCCAGCAGATGGTGCAGAACGCCCAGGTCGAGGGCGATGCGTACTCGGTGCTCAACCTCGACGTGGTGTGGACCAGCGAGTTCGCCGCCAACCGCTGGATCACCGCCCTCCCCGAAGACACCCTCCCGGTCGACGAGCTCGTTCCCGCCACCGTCGAGGCCGCGAGCTACCGCGACACCCTCTATGGCGCCCCGTACTACACCGACGGCGCGCTGCTGTACTCGCGCACCGACCTGCTCACCGCGGCCGGCATCACCGAGGCGCCCACCACCTGGGCCGAGATGCAGGAGGACTGCGCCTCGGTGCTCGCCCTTCCCGAGGCCGCCGGCATGTCGTGCTACGCGGGCCAGTTCGACAAGAACGAGGGCCTCACGGTGAACTTCAGCGAGGCCGTCGCCTCGGCCGGCGGTGAGCTCTTCGACGCCGACGGCAACCCCACGGTCGACACCCCCGAGGCGAAGACCGCACTCGAGTTCCTGGTCGACGGCTTCGAGTCGGGAATGATCCCGCGCGACGCCATCACTTTCCAGGAGGAGCAGGGCCGTCAGGCGTTCCAGGAGGGCAAGCTCGTCTTCCTCCGCAATTGGCCCTACATCTACAAGTCGCTCTCCGCGACCGACGGTTCGTCGAGCGTCGCCGGCAAGTTCGGCGTGAGCGCCATCCCCGGTGAAGACGGCCCCGGCGTGTCCACCCTCGGTGGCCGCAACATCGCCATCTCGAGCTTCGCCGAGAACAAGGCGACCGCCCTCGACTTCATCGCCTTCTTCACGAACCGTGAGCAGGAGGAGGCCCGCCTCGCCCTGAGCTCGCGCGCCCCCGTCTTCCCCGAGTTCTTCGAAGACGAGGCCGTGACGGCGAACTACCCCTACCTGCCGACGCTGCTGACCTCGCTCGAGAACGCCCAGCCGCGCCCGAAGGTCGTCGCCTACGGTGCCACCACCGCCGCCATCCAAGATGAGATCTACGCCGCCCTCACCGGCGAGAAGACCCCGGATGCGGCACTCGCCGACCTGCAGACCAAGCTGACCGACGTCACCAAGGGCTAG
- a CDS encoding carbohydrate ABC transporter permease, whose protein sequence is MTTTIASQAAPPPPADLPRKKRKEDRAPREGGLASLLLSPTFVVLLLVILYPLLSALYQSLFAAESGLDADGFVVEGESFVGLGNYLDIFAGAESGRFYNALWNTTFFTFVTVGLETVIGVAFAVAMNRAFRGRAFLRAAILIPWAIPTAVSGLLWRWIFQSNGIANDLLNTQILWTAEGFAAQAAVFIAEIWKTAPFIGLLVLAGMQLIPEEVYEAAKLDGANAWKQFVSITLPLVRPALLVAVLFRLLDALRMFDLPFVLIGPRKTSVETLSILAWDESNQLQYGAASAFAIILLVYVAVIAFVFIRVLGADVIGDADARAEKKAARAQKKAARAEKESAR, encoded by the coding sequence ATGACCACCACCATCGCCAGTCAGGCGGCACCGCCGCCGCCCGCCGACCTGCCGCGGAAGAAGCGCAAGGAAGACCGGGCGCCCCGTGAGGGCGGCCTCGCCTCGCTGCTGCTGTCGCCGACCTTCGTCGTGCTGCTGCTCGTCATCCTCTACCCCCTCCTCTCGGCGCTGTACCAGTCGCTGTTCGCGGCCGAGTCGGGTCTCGACGCCGACGGCTTCGTGGTGGAGGGCGAGAGCTTCGTGGGTCTCGGCAACTACCTCGACATCTTCGCCGGTGCCGAGTCGGGCCGCTTCTACAACGCGCTCTGGAACACCACCTTCTTCACCTTCGTGACCGTCGGCCTCGAGACCGTCATCGGTGTCGCCTTCGCCGTGGCGATGAACCGCGCCTTCCGCGGCCGCGCCTTCCTGCGCGCCGCCATCCTCATCCCGTGGGCCATCCCCACCGCCGTGTCGGGCCTGCTCTGGCGCTGGATCTTCCAGTCGAACGGCATCGCGAACGACCTGCTGAACACGCAGATCCTCTGGACCGCCGAGGGCTTCGCCGCCCAGGCCGCCGTCTTCATCGCCGAGATCTGGAAGACCGCGCCGTTCATCGGTCTGCTCGTGCTGGCCGGCATGCAGCTCATTCCCGAGGAGGTGTACGAGGCCGCGAAGCTCGACGGCGCGAACGCGTGGAAGCAGTTCGTCTCCATCACGCTGCCGCTCGTGCGACCCGCGCTCCTCGTGGCGGTGCTGTTCCGCCTGCTCGACGCGCTGCGCATGTTCGACCTGCCGTTCGTCTTGATCGGCCCGCGCAAGACCTCGGTCGAGACCCTGTCGATCCTCGCCTGGGACGAGTCGAACCAGCTGCAGTACGGCGCGGCGAGCGCGTTCGCGATCATCCTGCTGGTCTACGTCGCCGTCATCGCGTTCGTGTTCATCCGGGTGCTCGGCGCCGACGTCATCGGCGATGCGGATGCGCGTGCCGAGAAGAAGGCGGCCCGCGCCCAGAAGAAGGCGGCTCGCGCCGAGAAGGAGAGTGCACGATGA
- a CDS encoding carbohydrate ABC transporter permease, whose product MTALTERDVIATSGARAGRAGTDARGGRKRRRGIGGAITRWVGIAIVAVYCLAPFYWMLVSSFRTTNDIFSTSLLPTTWSLESYAQVFSGSNDFGRSLLNSLIVAGTTTILALVLGIFAAYAIARLKFRFKTAILAVIIATSMFPGIAVVVPLLRLFTDIGWINTYQAMIVPSLSFAIPLAVWNLTTFMKQLPHDLEQAAMIDGCTKWQAFTRILLPLAAPGVFTTAILTFIHSWNEFIIALSMANDPAIQTATVAISKFTGASDFQAPFGAQMAAGVVVTIPLMIVVLIFQRRIVDGLTAGATK is encoded by the coding sequence ATGACCGCGCTGACCGAACGAGACGTCATCGCCACGAGCGGCGCCCGCGCGGGTCGCGCCGGCACGGATGCGCGGGGCGGCCGCAAGCGCCGGCGTGGCATCGGGGGCGCCATCACGCGCTGGGTGGGCATCGCGATCGTCGCCGTGTACTGCCTGGCACCGTTCTACTGGATGCTCGTGTCGAGCTTCCGCACCACGAACGACATCTTCTCGACGTCGCTCCTGCCCACGACCTGGTCGCTGGAGAGCTACGCCCAGGTGTTCAGCGGCTCGAACGACTTCGGCAGGTCGCTGCTCAACAGCCTCATCGTCGCCGGCACGACCACGATCCTCGCGCTCGTGCTCGGCATCTTCGCCGCCTACGCGATCGCGCGGCTGAAGTTCCGGTTCAAGACGGCGATCCTCGCGGTCATCATCGCGACCTCGATGTTCCCGGGCATCGCCGTGGTGGTCCCCCTCCTCCGCCTCTTCACCGACATCGGCTGGATCAACACCTACCAGGCGATGATCGTGCCGAGCCTGTCGTTCGCCATCCCGCTCGCGGTGTGGAACCTCACCACCTTCATGAAGCAGCTCCCGCACGACCTCGAGCAGGCGGCGATGATCGACGGCTGCACGAAGTGGCAGGCTTTCACGCGCATCCTGTTGCCGCTCGCGGCGCCCGGTGTGTTCACCACGGCCATCCTCACGTTCATCCACAGCTGGAACGAGTTCATCATCGCCCTCTCCATGGCCAACGACCCCGCCATCCAGACGGCGACCGTCGCGATCTCGAAGTTCACCGGCGCGAGCGACTTCCAGGCGCCGTTCGGGGCGCAGATGGCGGCGGGAGTCGTGGTGACCATCCCGCTCATGATCGTGGTGCTCATCTTCCAGCGTCGCATCGTCGACGGCCTCACCGCGGGCGCCACCAAGTGA